The following DNA comes from Maylandia zebra isolate NMK-2024a linkage group LG6, Mzebra_GT3a, whole genome shotgun sequence.
TCATACGAATATTTTTACCAATAATTCGAGAGACGTGACACGAAAACAAGCCGCGAGCGAGAGAAGAACCACGAGAGCTCTGAAATGATCTCCGTGCTTCAAAGTGATGGCCGTGGATGTCGTGTAAACGTTCACGGATGGTGATTGTTTGCTTTTGCTGCTCGACCCTTGTAGGCCAAGTTCGATGCCGAGATGCCCAGCGAAACCCTCAGTAAGATCCACCTGGTCGATCTGGCCGGCAGCGAGCGAGCCGACGCCACTGGAGCCACCGGCGTCCGACTGAAGGAGGGCGGGAACATCAACAAGTCGCTGGTCACCCTGGGCAACGTCATCTCTGCTTTAGGTCAGGAGCGGTTTGACTTCAGGGGCGGGGTTAACTGTTTTTAATCTTAGATTTTGTTTCCGTTGTGTCATCAgtgcttcagtttttgttttcaggGATGGAGTCAAAGTCGGGCGCCTCGTTAAAGCCGCCGATTGCTCCTCatcctcattctgactgacggATGTTTCTCGTTCCAGCCGACATGTCGCAGGGCGGCGTGAACACCAACCTGAAGAAGAAGTCGGTGTTCGTTCCCTACAGAGACTCGGTGCTGACGTGGCTGCTGAAGGACAGCCTGGGCGGAAACTCCAAGACCATCATGATCGCCAGTGAGCAGAAAACACGAAGTGAACGTATGCGAGTGTCCGAGAGCGCCCCGAGAAAACGCAATCTCCTTCTGTTTCAGCCATTTCTCCCGCCGACGTAAATTACGGCGAGACGCTCAGCACTCTGCGCTACGCCAACCGAGCCAAGAACATCATCAACAAACCCACCATCAACGAGGACGCCAACGTCAGGCTGATCCGAGAACTGCGGGCTGAAATCGCCCGGCTCAAAGCTCTGTTGGTTCAGGGCAACCAGGTAAGAACTACAAACATGGCGGTTGTTGTGCAGGACTGCAGCATCTTCCTCTGTGCCTTTTAAAGTGATGCGTGTTGCCTGCGGCCTCGGAAACAGGAAGCCGTCCGGTTCCCGAGGCCGCAGACTGAGCGCGCTCAGTAGCTTGGTGGTTTCTGTTTGTCAGATCGCTCTGCTGGACTCGCCCACCGCTCTGAGCATGGAGGAGAAGCTGCACCAGAATGAAGCCCGGGTGAGTCTCACGCCGTCCGGCAGCTTGACCGCCGTTACGTTTACAGCTGAGAGCAGAAGCAGCTGACGCTCTGCTGTTTGCAGGTCTTGGAGCTGACTAAAGAGTGGACCAACAAATGGAACGAGACTCAAAACATCCTCAAGGTAGCGGCGAGCGTTGACCATCCGGCCCCCCTCGGagcagatgtttgttttttgtggctgAAGTTGTAAAATGTTGCAGGAGGAGACGCTCGCTCTGAGGAAAGAGGGCATCGGCGTGGTGCTGGACTCCGAGCTGCCTCACCTCATCGGCATCGACGACGACCTCCTCAGCACTGGCATCATCCTCTACCATTTAAAGGTCAGCGCGCTCCCGGACTCACCTTTAGATTAGTGATCGTTTATGCCGTCAGGCTGCATCCACACACGGATACCTGCCAGCCACTAACATCCAATCACAGTGCTTGGTGCACGGTCTGTTATTATTGGTCAGATAATCTCAGTCCTCTAAACAGCTCAGGTGAGTCGTAAAGGTGTTATGAAGGAGTGAAGaccaaactgtttgtgtgtcacgCTGTAAACACTCTGTGCGGCTGACTCGCCGCTGCCCCCGCTGGACGTCAGGGGTGGGTGCAGTGACTGCGTGTCTCTGTCTCGTTTCTGCAGGAGGGGCGGACCTACGTGGGCAGAGAGGACGCGTCCACAGAGCAGGACATCAGTGAGTCATAACTGTAATGATGATGAGTGCAGAGGCTGATGGCGTTGCTGACCGTGATCTCGTTCCTCCTGCAGTCCTGCACGGTCTGGACCTGGAGAGCGAGCACTGCATGTTTGAGAACCAGAACGGGACGGTGACTCTGGTGCCGCTCGCCGGAGCTCAGTGTTCGGTCAACGGAGTCCAGGTGACGGCGCCGTCGCAGCTCAACCAGGGTGAGGCCCGTCTCCAGCTGTAGCGTGTTGCTCTGtctaaacagattttaaagGGCTGAAGGTAATGGAGGGCGTTGCCACAGTAACGTGATGCTTCAGCACGTGTTCGCTGTGCACAGACCAGGACACCTGGATCTCCGTCCGGAGGCGACACACCTTTACCTGAGAGATGCTCTTTGTTCTGTCGCTCTGATTTGAGTCGTCCGTTTCTGTCGTGTGCGGTTTTGTTTTCCAGGCGCCGTCATTCTGCTCGGCAGGACCAACATGTTTCGCTTCAACCATCCGAAGGAGGCGGCCAAGCTGCGGGAGAAACGAAAGGTGAGGGCGTGGCCTCAGTTTAGGTGTTGAAAGGTGTTTGAAGGTCTTTGGTGAACCTCACGAGGACGCCGTCTGCCTGTTTCAGAGTGGCCTTCTCTCCACGTTCAGCCTCTCCATGACCGATCTGTCCAAGTCCTGCGAGAACCTCTCCACTGTGATGCTGTACAACCCCGGGTGactgcacgcacacgcacacagaggGGGGTGAACATCAGCTTGAACTTCTCGGCTCCATCAGGAGCTTCATGCAGTGGCTGCTGATGGAGCGATGATGTCACACACCAGCTGACCTTTAACCTGTCGGCTCGGAGAGCACAGGCTGTGATTTCTGATTGTGCGACTCTGCAAACAGAGCAGTGACTGCATCATGCGCGCCTCCTCGCTCTGTCCTCCACACTGAGTGGGAGTCCGTGTGAAGCGGACGGCCGCGCCTCCTCCCGATGGAGGAGGAGCCTCCGCCTTACATCACTGAAAGAATCTATCATTACTTCAGTCCATGAgcttaaataaaataacaacaccATCAGGAAGCTGCTCTGCATGAAGCTGTTTCTCCATTATTCAGCCAAACTTCCAGTCTGCAGATCTCTCGCTGCCATCACCACACGGGCGCTGCACGCACGCTGCCGTGTCCGAGCGTCAGGGGAAGTTTCTGAGCTCGCTTTTAGACACGAGCCGATGCACGGCGCCATAACGCCGTACAGACTTCAAACGGCGTGAGAGCGCTCAGACGACCGAGGTTTGATGAGTCAGCAGGTCATCGGCTGCTCCAGCAGCGAGTTCAGGGCTGCAGATTAGCGCGGCGTGCTTCACGTCGTctagatgtctgtgaaggttctcagtcatccaggtcatcgtagtcaaaggagcttgcagagaaaagcgtctggacttctgtaagttgcttgaagacgtttcaccttcatccgagaagcttcttcagttctaaggtcaaatggtggagagtcccagatataaacctagtgggagtttccccccacagagggacaaaaggaccccctgatgattatagatgccatctataatccagttttgagatcccttcccagacgccttaacgcccactcacatcctgggccatctgacctcaggaattcgcatgataaggtggggccaggtttcacaatgaacacacccgaaactctggctgattgtgacccacacccagtttcacaccttggctcaggcgattagaggatcatcagggggtccttttgtccctctgtggggggaaactcccactaggtttatatctgggactctccaccatttcaccttagaactgaagaagcttctcggatgagaggtgaaacgtcttcaagcaacttaaagaagtccagacgcttctctttgcaagctcctttgacttcacGTCGTCTAATTTTACTCACGTCGTACGATGATTAAAGTAATTAAACAGTCAGGAACAGCTGAAGTGAGCTCAGCTCGGTCGGCCACACCTCTCCGACTCTCCGAGCGTCTCTAACGCGGAGACGTCCGCTGAGCTCGCCGCCCTCGACTGACATCCTCTGCAGAGGTCTGATCCTTAACCCCGCGACGCGCCGCAGACGCCGACCAATCGTTCTTCTCGTTGCTGTGAGTCATGGCTGAATATCGACACCCCGCTCTGTACAGTTTGTTACAGTCATGTTATATTTTAAGCAGCTCCAGCGGTTCCAGGAGGGAACGCCCGTTATTTCTAATAAGTCTGAAGACGAAGTCGCCTGACACACCTGAGGAGTAGCTAAAGGAGGGCAGGGAGTTTCTGTCGTGCTGTGATTGAAGGATGTAACTGTGTCCCTGTCCCGTTCACAGTCTCTTCACTGAGAAGGGCCCCGTCTTCCTCAGGTAGACTCAGCCGTGCACTTCCTGTCTAACTGTCCCGTTTTGACCCAAAGACGTGTGTCGACTCGTCCCGTGCCTCCTCACCTCCACCCTCACTGTCTGCTTCATCCATGCTGTTTATTTGCTCACCAGCTTCCTGCTTCTGTCCCGCTGTGAGGTTAGACGTGTCGCCGCCTGCCGTCTCATCCCAAGCTGTTTGTCTGACGTGCTGCCGCCGCtcgactgtgtgtgtttgtgcgtttgGGCGCTCCGAGGAAGCTGACGGAGGTGTGTTGTTTCCTAGGTTGGAGTTTGAGCGACAGCAGCGAGAAGAGCTGGAGAAGCTGGAGATGAAGAGGTACGTGTCCGCCCACCTGAAGAccagctctctgattggtggagcTCGGGCGGCTCGGGTGacgtttgctttgttttgttcccGCAGGAGGCTGATCAAAGAGATGGAGGCCAAGCAGCAGAGCGAGAAGGCGGAGCTGGAGCGCCTCCAGCAGGAGGTGGAGAGTCAGCGCAAGGAGTCCGAGGAGGTGCAGCAGCGGATCCTCCGCCAGGAGGAGAGCCTCCACCGCCGCAGCCAGGACATTGAGAGCCGGCTGCGAGACTTCCTGGCTGAGAAGGAGCGCTTCGAGGAGGAGAGGCGCTCCGAGATCAATGAGGTGGATCTCCAACGGAGGCGACGGCGGAAGGAGCCGCAGGAGCACGAGGCGGACCGTGCGGAGGAGCAGGACGAGCAGCAGCGGAGGCACCAGGAGGCGGCAGAGCAGACGGAGATCTACCGCGAGCTGGAGCGGCTGAAGAGGGAGCGCGAGGAGCAGCGGGTGCGTCTGGAGACGGAGCGGCGGCGGCTGGAGGAGCAGGAGCGCGAGCAGCTGAGTCTGGTGGGGCGGCTGGAGGAGCAGCTGAGGGAGAAACACGAAGCTGCCACCGCCCTGCTGACCCGGGAGGACGCCCGCCGCCtggaggaggagcagcaggCGCTGACAGAGATCAGAGAAGCCCTCCTCTGCGCCAAAGAGGCCGCCGAGCGGCCGGACGTGGAGGATGCTGGCGAGGAGGCGCGGGCCGCCCAGAGCCGCTACGCCGACTTCAAGGCGGCTCAGGTGAAGGAGCTGGACCTGCTGGAGGAGGGGCTGCGGCAGCAAAGGGAGCGCCTGGAGAAGGAGGTTGCCGCCGAGCGTGGCGCCCTGCTGCTCCTCACCCACGGCCTGAGAGAGCGCCAGCAGCACCTGAAGGAGACGCAGGAGAAGGGAGCGCAGGACGCCACCGCTGTCTGCCACGAGGAGCAGCTCCTCCGACAGGCGGAgcacaggctgcagctgaaGGAGCGACAGCTCGCCAACCTCGCCAACGGCCTCCTCCCCGCCCTCGCCGAGGAGAAGCAGAGAGCCTCGGAGCTGCTGGAGCGCAGCGGCAACGGGAACTGCGACCGATCTCCGGGGCTCGACAACACGCTGTTCCAGGTGGAGAAGGAGCTGGAGGACAAAGAGGAGAAGCTGAGCCTCCATTGGCACAGCGCCCGgcagctccagcagctccagGAGACCTACGAGTTCACGGCCAACGTGGCGCGGCAGGAGGAGAAGGTGAGGAGGAAGGAGAAGGAGATCCTGGAGTCAAAGGAGAAGCAGCAGAGGGAGGCGATGGAGCAGGCCGTGGCCCGGCTGGAGAGGAGGCACTCCGCCCTGAGGCGAAGCGTCTCCCTCGAGCCTGACTCCGAGGAGCAGAGGAGCAAGAGCTCTGTCGCCAGGACCCCCAGGACGGGGGCGGAGCTGGACCAGCAGAGGTTTCTATGGAAACGGTTTCCGAAAGGAACCGGTTTAATCCGGCAGttgcacattttatttattcttgctggggcttttattttgaaggctcaCTGTGTGTTTCGTGTCCAGAGTGCAGCGCGAGATCCAGAAGCTGCGGCAGCGAATCAGCGAGGGCGACGACACCAGCCGGACGCACTCCATCAGCAGCGACGAACGGGTGGGTCACGGCGGCTCGCCCGCCACTCACATCCAGGGTCTGAACACGCTGCTGCCGCTGTCCGACGACAGGTACGCCACACCAAGCCCCGCCTCACTCTGCAAGGACCGCCTCCCCgtgttcactgtgtgtgtgtgtgtgtgtgcgccctGCAGGATAAACGCCTACATTGAAGAGGAAGTCCAGCGGCGGCTACGCAAGATGAACCTCCTGAACGGCAGCAGCATGGATCTGTCTCTGTCCACAGAATCACTGCGAGTAAGAGGCACCACACTCTTCATCACAGCCCACATTTAACCTGCCGAGCACCGGGGAACGGCGGTCGACACGTCCTCTGATTGGGTTGTTGCACAAATCTGATCCAGGCGCCTCGAGGCGCTTCATCCCCACCGCCGACACTCGTTTTCAGAGTAACCACTGACCTTCAGGCTGATTCATTCAGCTTTTACTCTGAAATTCTGATTGGCAGCGTTATTGATTAATTGTCAGGTTGATCAGAATTCAGCTTTGAAAAGCCTGAAAAGTCAAATAAAGGTTTTCAGTCCAGCGGCTCTATTGTCATTCCAACCATGTGCAGTGAGACGGGAGCACGACGCAGTCGTGTAGtagaacagtgtgtgtgtgtgtgtgtgtgagtgtgtgtgcgtgtgtgtgtgtgcgtgtgtgtgtgtgagtgtgtgtgagtgtgtgtgagtgtgtgtgagtgtgtgcgtgtgtgtgtgtgtgtgtgtgagtgcgtgtgtgtgtgtgtgagtgcgtgtgtgtgtgtgagtgcgtgtgtgtgtgtgagtgtgtgtgtgtgtgtgtgtgtgtgtgtgagtgcgtgtgtgtgagtgtgtgtgtgtgtgtgtgtgtgtgtgtgagtgtgtgtgtgtgtgtgagtgtgtgtgtgtgagtgtgcgtgtgtgtgagtgtgcgtgtgtgtgcgtgtgcgtgtgtgtgtgagtgtgtgtgtgtgtgtgtgtgtgtgtgcgtgtgtgtgtgagtgtgtgcgtgtgtgtgagtgtgtgcgtgtgcgcgtgtgtgtgagtgtgtgtgtgtgtgtgtgtgtctgtgagtgtgcgtgtgtgtgagtgtgtgtgtgtgtgtgtgtgtgtgagtgtgtgtgtgtgtgtctgtgagtgtgcgtgtgtgtgagtgtgtgtgtgtgagtgtgtgtgtgtgtgtgtgtgtgtgtgtctgtgagtgtgcgtgtgtgtgagtgtgtgtgtgtgagtgtgtgtgtgtgagtgtgagtgtgtgcgtgtgcgcgtgtgtgtgagtgtgtgcgtgtgagtgcgtgtgtgtgtgtgtgtgtgtctgtgagtgtgcgtgtgtgtgagtgtgtgtgtgtgtgtgagtgtgtgtgtgtgtgtgtgtgtgtgagcgtgtgcgtgtgtgtgtgtgtgtgtgtctgtgagtgtgcgtgtctgtgagtgtgcgtgtgtgtgagtgtgtgtgtgtgtgtgtgtgtgagtgtgtgtgtgtgtgtctgtgagtgtgagtgagtgtgtgtgtgtgtgtgtgtgtgtgtgtgtgtgtgtgtgagcgtgtgcgtgtgtgagtgtgtgtgtgtctgtgagtgtgtgcgtgtgtgtgagtgcgtgtgtgtgtgtgtctgtgagtgtgagtgtgtgtgtgtgtgtgtgtgtgtgagtgtgtgtgtgtctgtgagtgtgtgcgtgtgtgtgagtgcgtgtgtgtgtgtgtgtctgtgagtgtgtgcgtgtgtgtgagtgtgtgtgtgtgtgtgtgtgtgtctgtgagtgtgcgtgtgtgtgagtgtgtgtgtgtgtgtgtgtgtgtgagtgtgtgtgtgtctgtgagtgtgtgcgtgtgtgtgagtgtgtgtgtgtgtgtgtgtgtgtgagtgtgtgtgtgtctgtgagtgtgtgcgtgtgtgtgtgtgtgtgtgtgtctgtgagtgtgcgtgtgtgtgagtgtgtgtgtgtgtgtgtgtgtgtgtctgtgagtgtgtgcgtgtgtgtgagtgcgtgtgtgtgtgtgtgtgtgtgagtgtgtgtgtgtgtgtgtgtgtctgtgagtgtgcgtgtgtgtgagtgtgtgtgtgtctgtgagtgtgtgtgcgtgtgtgtgtgtgtctgtgagtgtgtgtgtgtctgtgagtgtgtgtgcgtgtgtgtgtgtgtctgtgagtgtgtgtgtgtctgtgagtgtgtgcgtgtgtgtgagtgcgtgtgtgtgtgtgtgtgtgtgtgagtgtgtgtgtgtgtgtgtgtgtgtgtctgtgagtgtgcgtgtgtgtgtgcgtgtgtgagtgtgtgtgtgtctgtgagtgtgtgcgtgtgtgtgagtgcgtgtgtgtgtgtgtgtgtgtgtgagtgtgtgtgtgtgtgtgtgtgtctgtgagtgtgagtgtgtgtgtgtgtgtgtgtgtgtgtgtgcgcgtgcgtgtgtgtgtctgtgcctgtgtgcgtgtgagtgtgcgtgcgtgtgtgtgtgtgtgtgtgtgtgtgtgtgtctgtgagtgcgtgtgtgtgtgagtgcgtgtgtgtgtgtgtctgtgagtgtgagtgtgtgtgagtgcgtgcgtgcgtgtgtgtgtgtgagtgtgtgtgtctgtgcctgtgtgtgtgtgcgtgtgtgagtgtgtgtgcgtgtgtgagtgtgtgtgcgtgtgtgagtgtgcgtgagtgtgtgagtgtgagtgtgtgagtgtgtgtgtgagtgcgtgtgagtgtgcgtgcgtgtgtgtgtgtgtgtgagtgtgtgtgtgtgtgtgtgcgcgtgcgtgtgtgtgtctgtgcctgtgtgtgtgcgtgtgagtgtgtgtgtgtgtgtgtgcgtgtgtgtgcgtgtgcgtgtgtgagtgtgagtgtgtgtgtgcgtgtgtgagtgtgcgtgcgtgtgagtgtgtgagtgtgcgtgcgtgtgtgtgtgtgtgagtgtgtgtgcgcgtgcgtgtgtgtgtgcgtgcgtgtgtgtgtgtgagtgtgtgtgtgcgtgtgtgtgagtgtgtgtgtgcgcgcgtgcgtgtgtgtgtgtgtgtgcgtgcgtgtgtgtgtctgtgagtgtgagtgtgtgtgtgtgtgtgtgagtgtgtgtgtgtctgtgagtgtgtgcgtgtgtgtgagtgcgtgtgtgtgagtgcgtgtgtgtgagtgcgtgtgtgtgtgtgtgtctgtgagtgtgtgcgtgtgtgtgagtgtgtgtctgtgagtgtgcgtgtgtgtgagtgtgtgtgtgtgtgagtgtgtgtgtgtctgtgagtgtgtgcgtgtgtgtgagtgtgtgtgtgtgtgtgtgtgtgtgagtgtgtgtgtgtctgtgagtgtgtgcgtgtgtgtgtgtgtgtgtgtgtgtgtctgtgagtgtgcgtgtgtgtgagtgtgtgtgtgtgtgtgtgtgtgtgtgtgtgtgtgtgtgtgtgtctgtgagtgtgtgcgtgtgtgtgtgtctgtgagtgtgtgcgtgtgtgtgagtgcgtgtgtgtgtgtgtgtgtgtgagtgtgtgtgtgtgtgtgtgtgtctgtgagtgtgcgtgtgtgtgagtgtgtgtgtgtctgtgagtgtgtgcgtgtgtgtgtgtgtgtgtgtgtctgtgagtgtgcgtgtgtgtgagtgtgtgtgtgtgtgtgtgtgtgtctgtgagtgtgtgcgtgtgtgtgagtgcgtgtgtgtgtgtgtgtgtgtgagtgtgtgtgtgtgtgtgtgtgtgtgtctgtgagtgtgcgtgtgtgtgagtgtgtgtgtgtctgtgagtgtgtgtgcgtgtgtgtgtgtgtctgtgagtgtgtgtgtgtctgtgagtgtgtgtgcgtgtgtgtgtgtgtctgtgagtgtgtgtgtgtctgtgagtgtgtgcgtgtgtgtgagtgcgtgtgtgtgtgtgtgtgtgtgagtgcgtgtgtgtgtgtgtgtgtgtgagtgtgtgtgtgtgtgtgtgtgtctgtgagtgtgcgtgtgtgtgtgcgtgtgtgagtgtgtgtgtgtctgtgagtgtgtgcgtgtgtgtgtgcgtgtgtgtgtgtgtgtgtgtgtgagtgtgtgtgtgtgagtgtgtgcgtgtgagtgtgcgtgcgtgtgtgtgtgtgtgtgtgtgtgtgtgtgtctgtgagtgcgtgtgtgtgtgagtgcgtgtgtgtgtgtgtctgtgagtgtgagtgtgtgtgagtgcgtgcgtgcgtgtgtgtgtgtgagtgtgtgtgtctgtgcctgtgtgtgtgtgcgtgtgtgagtgtgtgtgcgtgtgtgagtgtgtgtgcgtgtgtgagtgtgcgtgagtgtgtgagtgtgagtgtgtgagtgtgtgtgtgagtgcgtgtgagtgtgcgtgcgtgtgtgtgtgtgtgtgtgagtgtgtgtgtgtgtgtgtgcgcgtgcgtgtgtgtgtctgtgcctgtgtgtgtgcgtgtgagtgtgtgtgtgtgtgtgtgcgtgtgtgtgcgtgtgtgagtgtgagtgtgtgtgtgcgtgtgtgagtgtgcgtgcgtgtgtgtgtgtgagtgtgtgtgtgcgtgtgtgtgagtgtgtgtgtgcgcgcgtgcgtgtgtgtgtgtgtgtgcgtgcgtgtgtgtgagtgtgtgtgagtgtgtgtgtgtgcgtgcgtgtgtgtgtgtgtgtgcgtgtgtgtgagtgtgcgtgcgtgtgagtgtgtgagtgtgcgtgcgtgtgagtgtgtgagtgtgcgtgtgtgtgtgcgtgtgtgtgagtgtgtgtgtgcgcgcgtgcgtgtgtgtgtgtgtgtgcgtgcgtgtgtgtgagtgtgtgtgagtgtgtgtgtgtgcgtgcgtgtgtgtgtgtgtgtgcgtgtgtgtgtgtgtgcgtgcgtgtgtgtgtgtgtgtgcgtgcgtgagagtgtgtgtgtgtgcgtgtgtgtgtgtgtgtgcgtgcgtgtgtctgtgtgtgtgcgtgcgtgtgtgtgtgtgtgtgcgtgtgtgtgtgtgtgtgcgtgcgtgagagtgtgtgtgtgtgcgtgtgtgtgtgtgtgcgtgcgtgtgtgtgtgtgtgtgcgtgcgtgtgtgtgtgtgagtgtgtgtgtgtgcgtgcgtgtgtgtgtgtgtgtgcgtgtgtgtgtgtgtgcgtgcgtgtgtgtgtgtgtgcgtgcgtgagagtgtgtgtgcgtgcgtgagagtgtgtgtgtgtctgtgtgtgtgtgtgcgtgtgtgtatgtgtgtgcgtgtgtgtatgtgtgtgcgtgtgtgcgtgcgtgtgtgtgtgtgtgtgcgtgcgtgtgtctgtgtgtgtgcgtgcgtgtgtgtgtgtgtgtgcgtgcgtgtgtctgtgtgtgagtgcgtgcgtgcgtgtgtgtgtgcgtgcgtgcgtgcgtgtgtgcgtgtgtgtgtgacggTCTGGGTCTCCACGCTGCTCTCCAGCATGTGTTTTCTGTCGTGTGATTAAACATTGAGGGATTGTGTTGCTGCAGAGTTTGTAGTGTTTGCTTCTTGCTGTCGTCTCCAGTAAAGTTCGGATGAATAAATCCAGGTTTTCTCTGTAGAACTGATGTTTAGCTCTTTGAccctgcaggaggaggaggaggttagCGACTGTAGCTCTGTTAGATTGACAGATGAGGTAAGACCAGGATCCTCCAGCCTTCATTCCCACCATCAGACTTTTCCTGCTCTCTAATCTGCACGAGTCCCCAGATGTGCTTTGATTTCCTCTCTCCCTGGCTTTCATTTATCCTGGGTTTATTTCCTGTCATCATAAATAATGACTATGAACGAACACGATGCTTTTTACTTTGTCCACATTATGTTTGGAGACActgaagtttatttttattgttttcaggAGGATGAAAAGCTCCCGAACATTAATCCGAGGAAGCTCAAGTATCAGGTAAGACCAGGGTCGAATCCTGCCGCGTTATTAAGGCGCGGTTCTTTATCTCTGCATCGTGTTCCAGATGTGCCTCATGCATGCCCTTAATTTAATCAGACTATCCTGAGGTGATAAAtatgcttttaatttgaaaggaGACAGAGAATGGGCTTTCTCTTTAAATGTTCGATGACAAACAGAGAAGCTCCGAATGTTCCAGCTGCAGCGTTTAACCCAGAGGTTCAGCTGAGGGTTCGAGGGATTAGTGTTTATCTTTTTTAACCCTGTCGTCGCCAGCTTGGCTTAGTGAAATATAGAAGATCACACGGTGTCGCCAAAACTGGGCGTGTCCTCAGAGGTCTGTGTTCCCTGGAAGATCCTTTCACTTTAACGCGAAGCAGGCTTCATGTCAATACAGTTTGACACTTCAGATGCTCACCTGTAGTTCTGTTCATACTcactatataaaagatggacgtagaCCACCTCGgttagttttttaaatgaatcaatgAACGTATTTATTTTTGAGCCTCAGACGGAGCATTCTTGCTGTTTCCATCTTGGTCTTTTGAAACCAGATGTGATGACCGAGCTCGTAGGTTCACAGCTGTCCGTCACAGTTTAGACCCGCCCAGAATCAGCCCTGACTGATTCTCAGCGTCTAAAACGAACCTCCTGAAACCAGAAACTGAGACGATAAAACTGTACAAGTGTAGGAGAAGATTCCAGCTAGatgagtcgccccctgctggccacttTAGCTTCGTGTCAGCTAGCTTTGCTGGCTGAACGTTTTTTTAGAAGACTGCGTTGTGCATGTAATCCTAGAGTAGGAGTTGGTACCAGTTAAACCAGTTTCAGCTTAAACATCATAGGGAAACCCTGCAGCTGGTTTATCTTTGTATTTTTGGGAGAACGGAAAGCTCACTCTCTGCTTTATGATGGTCAACCAAAGCATGGGAAGCAGAAATGATCAGAGTATCCAAACGTCTTTCCTTTCAAACTGTGCAAACTTGGGTAAAACAGTATTTGCAGATGATTTTAGTCAAAGCTGAGATGAGCTGACGACCTTTGCCCCTGGAAGTGAACTGTTTGCAAATGCTTTTCTGCCTGTGTTTGAGTTTCAAACCTTTCGGAAAGAAGTTTTCGTGCACTTGTCAATTTAATTTGCATGACAAACTTTCACCTTATTGATTTAAATCACTTACATCCCACCTGTGCACCTGGTGATTGGAGGAACTGTAATTCTCAGTGGGTGGATTATGAACTTCAGCATAATTCCTAGAGCCTCCACCTTAGTCACGGACTCCACTCCCCCCCTTGTGCACACAGAGAGCCAGAGGGTCTAGCTTCCAGCATTCCCTGGAG
Coding sequences within:
- the kif16ba gene encoding kinesin-like protein KIF16B isoform X4, producing the protein MASVRVAVRVRPMNRREKDLMAKCIIEMEGTKTSITNLKISDGVLGDSVREHTKTFTYDFSYDSMDCKSATFVSQEKVFKDLGSDVLKAAFEGYNACVFAYGQTGSGKSYTMMGAPGDAGLIPRICEGLFSRISEATRWDEASFRTEVSYLEIYNERVRDLLRRKSTQTYNLRVREHPKGGPYVEDLSKHLVQNYGDVEELMEAGNINRTTASTGMNDVSSRSHAIFTINFTQAKFDAEMPSETLSKIHLVDLAGSERADATGATGVRLKEGGNINKSLVTLGNVISALADMSQGGVNTNLKKKSVFVPYRDSVLTWLLKDSLGGNSKTIMIATISPADVNYGETLSTLRYANRAKNIINKPTINEDANVRLIRELRAEIARLKALLVQGNQIALLDSPTALSMEEKLHQNEARVLELTKEWTNKWNETQNILKEETLALRKEGIGVVLDSELPHLIGIDDDLLSTGIILYHLKEGRTYVGREDASTEQDIILHGLDLESEHCMFENQNGTVTLVPLAGAQCSVNGVQVTAPSQLNQGAVILLGRTNMFRFNHPKEAAKLREKRKSGLLSTFSLSMTDLSKSCENLSTVMLYNPGLFTEKGPVFLRLEFERQQREELEKLEMKRRLIKEMEAKQQSEKAELERLQQEVESQRKESEEVQQRILRQEESLHRRSQDIESRLRDFLAEKERFEEERRSEINEVDLQRRRRRKEPQEHEADRAEEQDEQQRRHQEAAEQTEIYRELERLKREREEQRVRLETERRRLEEQEREQLSLVGRLEEQLREKHEAATALLTREDARRLEEEQQALTEIREALLCAKEAAERPDVEDAGEEARAAQSRYADFKAAQVKELDLLEEGLRQQRERLEKEVAAERGALLLLTHGLRERQQHLKETQEKGAQDATAVCHEEQLLRQAEHRLQLKERQLANLANGLLPALAEEKQRASELLERSGNGNCDRSPGLDNTLFQVEKELEDKEEKLSLHWHSARQLQQLQETYEFTANVARQEEKVRRKEKEILESKEKQQREAMEQAVARLERRHSALRRSVSLEPDSEEQRSKSSVARTPRTGAELDQQRVQREIQKLRQRISEGDDTSRTHSISSDERVGHGGSPATHIQGLNTLLPLSDDRINAYIEEEVQRRLRKMNLLNGSSMDLSLSTESLREEEEVSDCSSVRLTDEEDEKLPNINPRKLKYQHLVSRPPGTSCGSLQEPVKLSIPRYVLRGQGKDEHFEFEVKITVMDETWTVFRRYSRFREMHKSLKLKYPELAALDFPPKKLFGNRDERMVAERQNHLERYLRNLFRVMLSSSSSPLRADEDGLFHLSKRDVCDFSSFFKKGVFEYSSHGTG